From Cyanobium sp. Tous-M-B4, the proteins below share one genomic window:
- the grrP gene encoding extracellular substrate binding-like orphan protein GrrP: MAAPKRSFSKRSSRLAGLGRRLAAGVGALGLLAVMPAAVQAQSQTKPPAQPPAKPQQEGAVQRAARSGQLVLSGFADVPPLMMLSPQGQPSGYGILVAERIAAELSQAVGRPVSVRFAPTGDPSSLVNSITSGKADLACGLPFSWELDMQVDFSLPIGLSGVRLLAPSGRFDGSPAALAGRRIGVVRQSLGETELRGMQPKAIPVAFDSLKAAVAAMQAGSVDGVIGDTIVLAGLVRQQGLPGLALSPALPYEAYAVSCVLAENDSAFRNVVNLAIARLLQGYLDGQPDTVTAVNRWLGPASALGLPESVIRASFEAVLLGVETIRPVLEGQAASTAR; this comes from the coding sequence GTGGCAGCACCAAAGCGCAGCTTTTCCAAGCGCAGCTCTCGCTTAGCTGGCCTTGGTCGCCGGCTTGCTGCTGGCGTCGGAGCTCTCGGGCTGCTGGCCGTAATGCCGGCGGCGGTACAGGCCCAATCCCAAACCAAACCCCCGGCCCAACCCCCAGCAAAGCCCCAGCAGGAGGGGGCGGTGCAGCGGGCAGCGCGCAGCGGCCAGCTGGTGCTGAGTGGTTTCGCCGACGTCCCACCCCTAATGATGCTGAGCCCCCAGGGCCAGCCCTCCGGCTACGGCATCTTGGTGGCTGAGCGTATTGCCGCTGAGCTCAGCCAGGCCGTGGGCCGGCCTGTGAGTGTCCGCTTTGCACCGACTGGCGATCCGTCCAGCTTGGTGAACAGCATCACCAGCGGTAAGGCGGACCTCGCCTGTGGCCTGCCGTTCAGCTGGGAGCTGGACATGCAGGTGGATTTCTCGCTGCCGATCGGCCTTTCCGGCGTGAGACTGCTGGCGCCCAGCGGGCGTTTTGATGGCAGCCCGGCCGCTCTGGCGGGAAGGCGGATCGGGGTGGTGCGCCAGTCGCTTGGTGAAACCGAACTGCGGGGCATGCAGCCCAAGGCCATCCCCGTCGCCTTTGACAGCCTCAAGGCTGCCGTGGCCGCCATGCAGGCCGGTAGCGTCGATGGCGTAATTGGCGACACGATCGTGCTGGCGGGGCTGGTGCGCCAGCAGGGTCTGCCCGGCTTGGCCCTCAGTCCTGCTTTGCCCTACGAGGCCTATGCGGTGAGCTGTGTGCTCGCCGAAAACGACTCGGCCTTCCGCAACGTGGTCAATCTGGCGATTGCCCGGCTGCTCCAGGGCTATCTCGATGGCCAGCCAGACACGGTGACCGCCGTGAACCGCTGGCTTGGTCCGGCGAGTGCGCTGGGATTGCCCGAGTCTGTGATCCGCGCCAGCTTTGAGGCTGTGCTGTTGGGGGTTGAGACGATTCGCCCCGTTCTTGAAGGTCAGGCTGCTTCGACCGCCCGCTGA
- a CDS encoding NCS2 family permease has protein sequence MSTSHQSAGMGKPRWWTAGDLDGFLGLGLDNLIQILLIVALCRGVLGYPDSLIFGAILPATGISLVVGNLAYARQAFQLDQREGRDDRTALPYGINTVSLFAYVFLVMLPVKLTALSQGLDPAAAVTLSWRAGLIACLGSGLIECSGAFIGNSLQRWLPRAALLSTLAGIALGYIALGFLLRTYAQPVVGLAVLAVILVGYYAPVRWPVPAGLVAVLLGIALAWANGLIDLDPVRWQSSTALIGLHLPKLQLADLWQARGQLVPWLGVIVPMGLFNVIGSLQNLESAEAAGDSYPVPSSMLINGIGTLAAATLGSCFPTTIYIGHPGWKAMGARIGYSWLNGVVMGAACLLGLFGVVGQLVPIEAGMAIVLYIGLVIAAQAFQATPPRHAPAVALGLLPGLAGWGALMLKAGLRAGGSGTGTNPFGPAMLAPLAQADVWAAGAFALEQGQIITAMLLAGMLVYVIEARLLAAAACAAIAALLSWFGVIHAWQFTSSDTVLQLGWGVGRSWALGYAVMALVFLATRWGLRPQR, from the coding sequence ATGAGCACTTCGCATCAGAGCGCTGGCATGGGCAAACCCCGCTGGTGGACCGCCGGTGACCTCGATGGCTTCCTCGGCCTCGGGCTCGACAACCTGATCCAGATCCTGTTGATCGTGGCCCTTTGCCGCGGCGTACTCGGCTATCCCGACAGCCTGATCTTCGGCGCGATCCTGCCTGCCACTGGCATCAGCCTGGTGGTCGGCAACCTGGCTTACGCCCGCCAGGCCTTTCAGCTCGACCAGCGCGAGGGGCGCGACGACCGCACCGCCCTGCCTTACGGCATCAACACGGTGAGCCTGTTCGCCTATGTGTTTCTGGTGATGCTGCCAGTGAAGCTGACGGCCTTGAGCCAGGGCCTGGATCCAGCCGCAGCGGTAACCCTCTCGTGGCGAGCCGGGCTGATCGCCTGCCTGGGTTCGGGGTTGATCGAATGCTCCGGTGCCTTCATCGGCAACAGCCTGCAGCGCTGGCTGCCTCGCGCAGCCCTGCTCTCCACCCTGGCGGGCATTGCTCTGGGCTACATCGCCCTGGGCTTCCTGCTGCGCACCTACGCCCAACCGGTGGTGGGGCTGGCAGTGCTGGCCGTGATCCTGGTGGGCTACTACGCGCCGGTGCGCTGGCCGGTGCCCGCCGGCCTGGTGGCCGTGCTGCTGGGCATCGCCCTGGCCTGGGCCAATGGTTTGATCGACCTCGATCCAGTGCGCTGGCAGAGCAGCACGGCCCTGATTGGGCTCCATCTACCCAAGCTGCAACTGGCTGACCTGTGGCAGGCGCGCGGCCAGCTAGTGCCCTGGTTGGGGGTAATAGTGCCGATGGGACTTTTCAATGTGATCGGCTCGCTGCAAAACCTGGAGAGCGCCGAAGCCGCCGGCGATAGCTATCCGGTGCCCAGCTCGATGCTGATCAATGGCATCGGCACCCTGGCCGCCGCCACCTTGGGCTCCTGCTTTCCCACCACCATCTACATCGGCCACCCGGGCTGGAAGGCCATGGGCGCCCGCATTGGCTACTCCTGGCTCAATGGCGTGGTGATGGGCGCCGCCTGCCTGCTGGGCCTGTTTGGCGTGGTCGGCCAACTGGTGCCGATTGAAGCCGGCATGGCGATCGTGCTCTACATCGGCCTGGTGATCGCTGCCCAGGCCTTCCAGGCCACGCCGCCTCGCCATGCTCCGGCCGTGGCCCTGGGGCTGCTGCCCGGGCTAGCCGGCTGGGGCGCCCTGATGCTGAAAGCTGGGCTGCGGGCCGGTGGCAGCGGCACGGGCACCAACCCCTTTGGGCCAGCCATGCTGGCCCCCCTGGCCCAGGCCGATGTGTGGGCCGCCGGGGCCTTCGCCCTTGAACAAGGCCAGATCATCACGGCGATGCTGCTGGCGGGCATGCTCGTGTACGTGATCGAGGCCCGCCTGCTGGCGGCGGCGGCCTGCGCAGCCATCGCCGCCCTGCTGTCCTGGTTTGGCGTGATCCACGCCTGGCAATTCACCAGCTCCGACACCGTGCTGCAGCTGGGCTGGGGCGTGGGCCGCAGCTGGGCCCTCGGCTACGCCGTAATGGCCCTGGTGTTCCTGGCAACCCGCTGGGGCCTGCGGCCTCAGCGCTGA
- the nadC gene encoding carboxylating nicotinate-nucleotide diphosphorylase has product MPAAHLPFTPELELQLRAWLAEDIGRGDLTAAALAGRLGRAHWLAKAPGVFCGGVLVEPLFRLLDPALRVQLLVVDGESVVAGQRLLELEGGAAALVAGERTALNLAMRLSGIATATAALVVELEGTGVRLADTRKTTPGLRRLEKYAVRCGGGSNHRQGLDDAAMLKENHLAWAGGVAGGLEVAIAAVRAHAPWPARVIVEAETAAEAAAAVQAGADGVLLDEFPPAQLRQLVPELRSLASGRQLVLEASGVQPEQLRDYASSGIDLISTSAPITRSAWLDLSMRFDF; this is encoded by the coding sequence ATGCCTGCTGCCCATCTGCCCTTCACCCCCGAGCTGGAGCTGCAGCTGCGCGCCTGGTTGGCAGAAGATATCGGTCGCGGCGATCTCACGGCTGCGGCGCTGGCTGGGCGCCTTGGCCGGGCCCACTGGCTGGCCAAGGCGCCCGGGGTGTTTTGCGGCGGGGTGCTGGTGGAGCCGCTGTTCCGCTTGCTGGATCCGGCGCTGCGGGTGCAGTTGCTGGTGGTTGATGGTGAGTCGGTGGTGGCAGGACAGCGGCTGCTGGAGCTGGAGGGTGGAGCCGCTGCCCTGGTGGCCGGTGAGCGCACGGCCCTAAACCTGGCGATGCGGCTTTCCGGCATCGCCACCGCCACCGCCGCCCTGGTAGTCGAGCTCGAGGGCACGGGCGTGCGCCTTGCCGACACCCGCAAAACCACGCCGGGCCTGCGCCGACTTGAAAAGTACGCCGTGCGCTGCGGTGGCGGCAGCAACCACCGCCAGGGCCTCGATGACGCCGCCATGCTCAAGGAAAACCACCTGGCTTGGGCCGGTGGGGTAGCGGGTGGTTTGGAGGTGGCGATCGCGGCGGTGCGGGCCCATGCTCCTTGGCCGGCCCGGGTGATTGTGGAGGCGGAAACGGCGGCTGAGGCGGCGGCGGCGGTGCAAGCGGGCGCCGATGGGGTGCTGCTGGATGAATTCCCGCCGGCCCAGTTGCGGCAGCTGGTGCCCGAGTTGCGCAGCCTGGCCTCCGGCCGGCAGCTGGTACTGGAAGCCTCAGGCGTGCAGCCCGAGCAGCTCCGCGACTACGCCAGCAGCGGCATCGACCTGATCTCCACCAGCGCGCCGATCACCCGCAGCGCCTGGCTTGATCTCAGTATGCGGTTTGATTTTTGA
- the mnmE gene encoding tRNA uridine-5-carboxymethylaminomethyl(34) synthesis GTPase MnmE: MPDPAGFADTIAAVATAVAPGEGSVAIVRISGPEAEPIGRQLFAAPGQQSWESHRVLYGHVVDPASGERLDEALLLLMRAPRSFTREDVVELHCHGGLVAVQRVLELVLGAGARRALPGEFSQRAFLNGRLDLTRAEAISEMITARSRRAAQLAMAGLDGGLQLRIGALRERLLDQLAELEARVDFEEDLPPLDGAAVTSELAAVRLELEQLVAEARQGELLRRGLRVAIVGRPNVGKSSLLNLLSQRERAIVTDLPGTTRDLLESELVLDGVPLTLLDTAGIRPTSDRVEQLGIERSRQALAAADAVLLLFDLSAGWSLEDQALRELVPEGVVLLVAGNKADGAGLPVGLVPPGDGEPADVRFCALTGAGRDELVAELLRRCGAGCLEGVQVALNVRQRDLAAAAALSLGAALEAAAQQLPWDFWTIDLRAAVRALGEITGEAVSEAVLDRVFSRFCIGK; this comes from the coding sequence ATGCCAGACCCTGCCGGATTTGCTGACACCATCGCCGCCGTGGCCACCGCCGTGGCACCGGGCGAGGGCAGTGTGGCGATCGTGCGGATTTCTGGCCCCGAGGCCGAGCCGATCGGCCGGCAGTTGTTTGCGGCCCCCGGCCAGCAGAGCTGGGAGAGCCACCGGGTGCTTTACGGCCATGTGGTGGATCCTGCTAGTGGCGAGCGGCTCGATGAGGCCCTGCTGCTGCTGATGCGGGCGCCCCGCAGCTTCACCCGCGAAGACGTGGTGGAACTGCACTGCCACGGCGGCCTGGTGGCGGTGCAGCGGGTGCTGGAGCTGGTGCTGGGGGCCGGGGCGCGGCGGGCTCTGCCGGGGGAATTCAGCCAGCGGGCGTTTTTAAACGGCCGGCTCGACCTCACCCGCGCCGAGGCGATCAGCGAAATGATCACGGCCCGCAGCCGCCGGGCGGCCCAGTTGGCCATGGCGGGCCTTGATGGCGGCCTGCAGCTGCGCATCGGCGCCCTGCGCGAGCGGCTGCTGGATCAGTTGGCGGAGTTGGAGGCGCGGGTGGACTTCGAGGAAGACCTACCCCCCCTTGATGGTGCGGCGGTGACGTCGGAACTGGCGGCGGTGCGGCTTGAGCTGGAGCAGCTGGTGGCTGAGGCGCGCCAGGGGGAGTTGCTGCGCCGGGGCCTGAGGGTGGCGATCGTGGGCCGGCCCAACGTGGGCAAATCCAGCCTGCTCAACCTGCTCAGCCAGCGAGAGCGGGCGATCGTGACCGACCTACCGGGCACCACCCGCGACCTGCTGGAAAGCGAGCTGGTGCTCGACGGCGTGCCGCTCACCCTGCTCGACACCGCCGGCATTCGCCCCACCAGCGACCGGGTTGAGCAGCTGGGCATCGAGCGCTCCCGCCAGGCCCTTGCCGCTGCTGATGCGGTGCTGTTGCTGTTTGATCTCAGCGCCGGCTGGAGCCTGGAGGATCAGGCCCTGCGGGAGCTGGTGCCCGAGGGCGTCGTGCTGCTGGTGGCGGGTAACAAGGCCGATGGGGCTGGTCTGCCGGTGGGTCTGGTGCCCCCTGGGGATGGGGAGCCGGCAGATGTGCGCTTCTGCGCCCTCACTGGCGCCGGCCGCGACGAGCTGGTGGCGGAGCTGCTGCGCCGCTGCGGCGCTGGCTGCCTTGAAGGGGTGCAGGTGGCACTCAATGTCCGCCAACGGGATCTGGCGGCGGCGGCAGCCCTGAGCCTGGGGGCTGCCCTTGAAGCTGCGGCGCAGCAGCTGCCCTGGGACTTCTGGACGATTGACTTGCGCGCCGCCGTGCGTGCCCTCGGTGAGATAACAGGCGAGGCGGTGAGCGAGGCGGTGTTGGATCGGGTGTTTTCGCGTTTCTGTATTGGCAAGTAG
- a CDS encoding SGNH/GDSL hydrolase family protein: MATPSNPKIQGLFQQLYDFGDSLTSYGDFAAYLQKTVLAASAKPAWSGVSWSNANFGNQLGLRTKLGIATPSEDPPARIDIPSPFYQVVNPSVATPGLGTPGAPSFAMGGATSGTTSLYDILTITGPDGKTVSLSTLFPKLAQTGVQNQINAALKQRIRPASNELTLIQGGANDLLIEYIQENPNIEAVLAEVMQNMRRNLSVQLRAAGSRQLMSFGLADFQGVVDGVPYQMPFLSNLLKQASQPDAPAWLQSWKSFVEEGGLQEFQTKYATMLQELGREFPYATVIYYSPEFGTNWDTYGARLGNFASYGIKNTVGYAQATNQDLPAEATNAYLYFDDIHNTESGQEMTAQAMALTLESNREAIAAATLTNKQLGTSRPNVLLAPRQNSELIGRAGNDLLRGNTGNDALWGDQGQDRHSGAQGNDWLQGGQGSDRLSGGEGADFFSYKTIDASSRWRDTITDFDGRRGDRLGITAVLDGKDPFANPGWEYIGSSPFSDGPAELRFADGRLQGDVDGDGKTDLLIQLLGVSSFNPNWIS, from the coding sequence ATGGCTACCCCCTCAAACCCAAAGATTCAGGGCCTGTTTCAACAGCTCTACGACTTCGGTGACAGCCTGACGTCCTATGGCGATTTCGCCGCCTATCTCCAGAAGACGGTGTTGGCGGCCAGCGCAAAACCGGCCTGGAGTGGCGTCAGTTGGAGCAATGCCAACTTCGGCAACCAGCTCGGCCTGAGGACAAAACTGGGCATCGCGACACCTTCAGAAGATCCTCCGGCGAGGATTGACATCCCCTCGCCCTTCTACCAGGTCGTCAACCCTTCGGTCGCCACCCCCGGCCTTGGGACACCAGGTGCGCCATCCTTTGCCATGGGTGGAGCCACAAGCGGCACCACCAGCCTCTACGACATCCTCACCATCACAGGCCCAGACGGGAAGACGGTGTCTCTGTCCACCCTGTTCCCCAAACTGGCGCAGACGGGGGTTCAAAATCAGATCAATGCCGCCCTTAAGCAACGGATTCGGCCCGCCTCCAACGAACTGACCCTGATCCAGGGTGGCGCAAACGATCTGCTGATCGAGTACATCCAGGAAAACCCGAACATTGAAGCCGTTTTGGCTGAGGTGATGCAGAACATGCGCCGGAATCTCAGTGTGCAGCTGAGGGCTGCCGGCAGTCGTCAGTTGATGAGTTTTGGCCTGGCGGATTTCCAAGGCGTAGTGGATGGCGTGCCCTACCAGATGCCCTTCCTGAGCAACCTGCTTAAGCAGGCCAGCCAACCGGATGCACCTGCCTGGCTCCAATCCTGGAAGAGCTTTGTTGAGGAGGGTGGCCTACAAGAGTTCCAGACCAAGTACGCCACCATGCTGCAGGAACTCGGCAGAGAGTTCCCCTACGCCACAGTTATTTATTACTCACCCGAGTTCGGAACGAACTGGGACACCTATGGCGCCCGCCTGGGCAACTTCGCCAGCTATGGCATCAAGAACACTGTGGGCTATGCCCAGGCCACGAATCAAGATCTGCCGGCAGAGGCAACCAACGCCTATCTCTACTTCGACGACATTCACAACACCGAAAGCGGCCAGGAGATGACAGCCCAGGCCATGGCCCTCACGCTCGAGAGCAACCGCGAGGCCATTGCCGCTGCCACCCTCACCAACAAGCAACTGGGCACCTCAAGGCCAAACGTCCTGCTGGCACCACGGCAGAACAGCGAGCTCATCGGCCGGGCCGGCAACGACCTCCTGCGCGGCAACACGGGCAACGATGCTCTCTGGGGCGACCAAGGCCAGGACCGCCACAGCGGCGCCCAGGGCAACGACTGGCTGCAGGGCGGCCAGGGCTCAGATCGGCTCAGCGGTGGAGAGGGAGCAGACTTCTTCTCGTACAAGACGATCGATGCCTCCAGCCGCTGGCGGGACACGATCACCGATTTCGACGGCCGGCGGGGCGATCGGCTGGGGATCACCGCCGTGCTGGACGGCAAAGATCCCTTCGCCAATCCAGGCTGGGAGTACATCGGCTCCAGCCCCTTCAGCGATGGACCGGCTGAACTGCGGTTTGCCGATGGGCGTTTGCAGGGCGATGTGGACGGCGATGGCAAGACAGATCTGCTCATTCAGTTGCTGGGGGTGAGCAGCTTCAACCCAAACTGGATCAGCTGA
- a CDS encoding ABC transporter ATP-binding protein, whose protein sequence is MTSPVLAIENLVVRYPAAERPTLDGLNLTLASGDRLALVGPSGCGKSTVARAVLQLLPPGSQCSGSLLLAGQNPSQMARPALRQLRGEAVGLVFQDPMTRLNPLLTIGDHLADTLAAHRPRWQRRQVRQRAETLLIRVGIGPERYGSYPHEFSGGMRQRLAIALAMALEPPLVIADEPTTSLDVAVAGQVMAELSNLCREAGSALLLISHDLAMAGRWCDQIAVLDQGRLVEQAPARQLLLAPASALAQRLVAKAREREGAESLPPPPAPLLLEIEQLRSWHPLPSLPWQARWLKAVDGVSLRLQQGETIGLVGASGCGKSTLCRALMGLAPVRGGKVRLQGTNLLSLRGRALRQARRGIQMVFQDPLACLNPQMVVGEAIADPLLIHGLANRSQARQRARELLTAVGLTPPESFENRLPRTLSGGQQQRVAIARALILEPQVLLCDESVSMLDAEVQADVLALLRELQERLGLGMLFVTHDLSVASGFCHRVLVLEGGKIVEEGPGSRLLSDPQTAITRILVEACPRLPTAA, encoded by the coding sequence ATGACCAGCCCCGTGCTCGCAATTGAGAACCTGGTGGTGCGCTACCCCGCAGCGGAGCGCCCCACCCTCGACGGCCTGAACCTGACCCTGGCGTCCGGCGATCGGCTGGCCCTGGTGGGTCCTTCCGGCTGCGGCAAAAGCACCGTGGCCCGGGCCGTGCTGCAACTTCTACCCCCGGGCAGCCAGTGCAGCGGCTCCCTGCTGTTGGCGGGTCAGAACCCCAGCCAAATGGCCCGGCCGGCCCTGCGCCAACTGCGCGGTGAAGCGGTGGGGCTGGTGTTCCAGGACCCGATGACCCGCCTCAACCCGCTACTGACGATCGGCGATCACCTGGCCGACACCCTGGCGGCCCACCGGCCCCGCTGGCAGAGGCGCCAGGTGCGGCAACGGGCGGAAACCCTTCTGATCCGGGTGGGCATCGGCCCGGAGCGCTATGGCAGCTATCCCCATGAATTCAGTGGCGGCATGCGCCAGCGCTTAGCGATCGCCCTGGCGATGGCCCTGGAGCCGCCGCTGGTGATCGCCGACGAACCCACTACCAGCCTGGATGTGGCCGTAGCCGGCCAGGTGATGGCGGAGCTCAGCAACCTCTGCCGCGAAGCGGGCAGCGCCCTACTGCTGATCAGCCACGACCTGGCCATGGCGGGCCGCTGGTGCGACCAGATCGCCGTGCTGGATCAGGGACGCCTAGTGGAACAGGCGCCAGCCCGGCAGTTGCTGCTTGCCCCCGCCTCCGCCCTGGCCCAACGGCTGGTGGCCAAGGCGCGGGAGCGGGAGGGCGCTGAAAGTTTGCCGCCACCGCCAGCGCCGCTGCTGCTGGAAATCGAGCAGCTGCGCAGCTGGCATCCACTGCCATCCCTGCCCTGGCAAGCCCGCTGGCTCAAGGCGGTGGATGGCGTCAGCCTGCGCCTGCAGCAGGGCGAAACCATCGGCTTAGTGGGAGCCTCCGGCTGCGGCAAAAGCACCCTCTGCCGCGCCCTGATGGGGCTGGCGCCGGTGCGGGGCGGCAAGGTGCGGCTGCAGGGCACAAACCTGCTCAGCCTGCGGGGCCGAGCCCTGCGCCAGGCCCGGCGCGGCATTCAGATGGTGTTTCAAGACCCGCTTGCCTGCCTCAACCCCCAGATGGTGGTGGGTGAGGCGATTGCTGATCCCCTGCTGATCCACGGCCTAGCCAACCGCTCCCAGGCCCGTCAACGCGCCCGCGAACTGCTGACAGCGGTGGGGCTCACCCCCCCGGAAAGCTTTGAAAACCGCCTGCCCCGCACGCTCTCTGGCGGTCAGCAGCAACGGGTAGCGATTGCCCGGGCCCTAATCCTGGAACCCCAGGTGCTGCTCTGCGATGAGAGCGTCAGCATGCTGGATGCCGAGGTGCAGGCAGATGTGCTGGCCCTGCTGCGGGAGCTGCAGGAGCGCCTGGGGTTGGGGATGCTGTTTGTCACCCACGACCTATCGGTGGCCAGTGGCTTCTGCCACCGAGTGCTGGTGCTGGAGGGGGGAAAGATCGTGGAGGAGGGCCCCGGCTCCCGGCTGCTGAGCGATCCCCAGACCGCCATCACCCGAATCCTGGTGGAAGCCTGCCCGCGACTGCCCACAGCTGCATGA
- a CDS encoding cupin domain-containing protein: MVPAHEHLDPTHGPTHTQGVLAVKRLGAQSLGQDFSAMQGRELRLRELTIAPGGSIALHQHDQRPGVAYVLQGQMTERRGPGFSPRVIGPGEAAFEATGVSHWWRNEGTTPAKALVVDIVPLDTP; encoded by the coding sequence GTGGTGCCTGCGCATGAACATCTCGATCCAACCCATGGCCCCACGCACACCCAAGGCGTGCTGGCCGTGAAGCGCCTTGGGGCTCAATCACTCGGACAGGACTTCAGCGCAATGCAGGGCAGGGAACTGCGGCTGCGGGAGCTCACGATTGCCCCTGGCGGCAGCATCGCCCTGCATCAACACGATCAACGGCCTGGCGTCGCCTACGTCCTCCAAGGGCAAATGACGGAGCGGCGTGGTCCTGGATTCAGCCCCAGGGTGATCGGCCCTGGCGAAGCGGCTTTCGAAGCCACCGGCGTCAGCCACTGGTGGCGCAATGAAGGCACCACCCCCGCCAAAGCTCTGGTGGTGGACATTGTGCCCTTGGATACTCCCTGA
- a CDS encoding bifunctional (p)ppGpp synthetase/guanosine-3',5'-bis(diphosphate) 3'-pyrophosphohydrolase, whose translation MLRAAPNLDATAVATRVAAAPALVRKPIRTPADYGVPLPEWLQRCIEHVPPGQGVSCPTDAEALLASAFDFAYQLHEGQFRASGEPYIIHPVAVADLLRDIGASAGVIAAGFLHDVVEDTEVTAEEIEQHFGAEVRALVEGVTKLGGIHFTNHTEAQAENLRRMFLAMASDIRVVLVKLADRLHNMRTIAALKPEKQLRIARETREIYAPLANRLGIGRLKWELEDLAFKILEPEAYRDVQQQVATKRSEREERLAVTVQLLRDRLAAVGLANCEVSGRPKHLYGIWSKMQRQQKAFHEIYDVAALRILCPNFESCYRALAVVHDTFRPIPGRFKDYIGLPKPNGYQSLHTAVIGRHRPIEVQIRTTDMHQVAEYGIAAHWKYKEGGSPAASGADAERFNWLRQLVDWQKDDGGTDSNDFLRSIKEDLFDEEVFVFTPNGDVVGLRKGSTAVDFAYRIHSEIGNHCQGVRINDRLCPLATPLRNGDFVQVVTAKTAHPSLDWLNFVATPTARNRIRHWYKTSHREDNLQRGTEMLERELGRDGFDALLNGEAMAKVARRCNLTGTEDLLASLGFGGVTLHQVLNRLREEMRLASEASAPVLSNEQVAAKVAAYAAQVEPHAPVGGGGTSSILGLEGLDYRLGGCCSPLPGEQILGAVALGNHGITIHRQDCSNVAQVPAERRLPVRWNSASESRPRRYPVQLRIEVLDRVGVLKDILTRLSDHRINVSDARVRTNPGKPARIDLRVELESASQLASTINQIRSMADVLDIARTGIG comes from the coding sequence ATGCTCAGGGCGGCCCCGAATCTTGATGCAACCGCCGTAGCTACTCGAGTGGCGGCAGCTCCAGCTCTGGTGCGCAAGCCCATTCGCACTCCTGCCGACTACGGCGTGCCCCTGCCGGAGTGGTTGCAGCGCTGCATCGAGCATGTGCCGCCGGGACAGGGGGTGAGCTGCCCCACCGATGCCGAGGCCCTGCTGGCCTCCGCCTTCGACTTCGCTTACCAGCTGCACGAGGGCCAGTTTCGGGCCAGTGGCGAGCCCTACATCATTCATCCGGTCGCCGTTGCCGACCTACTGCGCGATATCGGTGCAAGCGCCGGCGTGATCGCTGCGGGCTTCCTGCACGACGTGGTGGAGGACACCGAGGTCACCGCTGAGGAGATCGAACAGCACTTCGGCGCCGAGGTGCGGGCGCTGGTGGAGGGGGTTACCAAGCTCGGCGGCATTCACTTCACCAACCACACCGAAGCCCAGGCCGAAAACCTGCGCCGCATGTTTCTGGCCATGGCCAGCGACATCCGGGTGGTGCTGGTGAAGCTGGCCGATCGGCTGCACAACATGCGCACCATCGCGGCGCTCAAACCTGAAAAGCAGTTGCGCATCGCCCGGGAAACCCGGGAGATCTATGCCCCCCTGGCGAATCGCCTCGGCATTGGCCGGCTGAAGTGGGAGCTGGAAGATCTGGCCTTCAAGATCCTCGAGCCCGAGGCCTACCGGGACGTGCAGCAGCAGGTGGCCACCAAGCGCAGCGAGCGCGAGGAGCGCCTGGCGGTCACGGTGCAATTGCTGCGCGATCGGCTTGCCGCCGTGGGCTTGGCTAATTGCGAAGTGAGCGGCCGGCCCAAGCACCTCTATGGCATCTGGAGCAAGATGCAGCGCCAGCAGAAGGCGTTCCACGAGATCTACGACGTGGCGGCTCTGCGGATTCTTTGCCCCAACTTCGAGAGTTGTTATCGGGCTCTAGCGGTGGTGCACGACACCTTCCGGCCGATCCCGGGGCGCTTCAAGGATTACATCGGCTTGCCTAAGCCCAATGGCTACCAATCCCTGCATACGGCGGTGATCGGCCGGCACCGGCCGATCGAAGTGCAGATTCGCACCACCGACATGCACCAGGTGGCCGAATACGGCATTGCTGCCCACTGGAAATACAAGGAGGGCGGTTCGCCTGCCGCCTCTGGAGCCGATGCTGAGCGGTTCAACTGGCTGCGGCAGCTGGTTGATTGGCAGAAGGATGACGGCGGCACCGACAGCAACGATTTCTTGCGCTCGATCAAGGAAGATCTGTTTGACGAGGAGGTGTTTGTATTCACTCCCAATGGCGATGTGGTGGGTTTGCGTAAGGGGTCTACGGCCGTAGATTTCGCCTATCGCATCCACTCGGAAATCGGTAATCACTGCCAGGGCGTGCGCATTAATGATCGGCTATGCCCGCTCGCCACGCCTCTGCGCAATGGTGACTTTGTGCAGGTGGTTACCGCCAAAACGGCCCACCCAAGCCTCGACTGGCTCAATTTCGTGGCTACCCCCACGGCTCGTAATCGCATTCGCCACTGGTATAAAACCAGCCACCGCGAAGACAACCTCCAGCGCGGCACGGAGATGCTCGAGCGCGAGCTAGGCCGCGATGGCTTCGATGCCCTGCTCAATGGTGAGGCGATGGCCAAGGTGGCCCGCCGCTGCAATCTCACCGGCACCGAAGACCTGCTGGCCTCCCTCGGCTTTGGTGGGGTCACCCTGCATCAGGTGCTCAACAGGCTGCGGGAGGAAATGCGCCTGGCCAGCGAAGCCTCCGCCCCCGTGCTCAGCAATGAGCAGGTGGCGGCCAAGGTGGCGGCCTACGCTGCCCAGGTGGAGCCCCATGCGCCGGTGGGTGGTGGTGGCACCAGCTCAATCCTCGGCCTTGAGGGCCTCGATTACAGGCTCGGGGGCTGCTGCAGTCCTCTGCCCGGCGAGCAGATTCTTGGCGCGGTGGCTCTCGGCAACCACGGCATCACCATCCACCGCCAGGACTGCTCCAACGTGGCCCAGGTGCCGGCCGAACGGCGGCTGCCGGTGCGCTGGAACTCTGCCTCCGAGTCGCGCCCGCGCCGCTACCCGGTGCAACTGCGCATCGAGGTGCTTGATCGCGTTGGAGTGCTCAAGGACATCCTCACCCGCCTTTCAGATCACCGCATCAACGTCAGCGATGCCCGGGTGCGCACCAATCCCGGCAAGCCGGCCCGCATCGATCTGAGGGTGGAGCTTGAGAGTGCCAGCCAGCTAGCCAGCACCATCAATCAGATCCGCTCCATGGCCGATGTGCTCGACATCGCCCGCACGGGTATCGGCTAG